In Turicibacter sanguinis, a genomic segment contains:
- a CDS encoding DUF975 family protein, whose translation MFWTIPFFITGGVPFILVLIALFQKIEWRGEIKRHARAQFQNNSWAKFALIYAGIWIVMAIVSNLISFIPLLNVLLNMAVTGLVGYGSVDVLRKIRRGEDFTIRDFFPTDELGSVMALTFVKDIYLFLWSLLFVIPGIIKGYSYSQVYYIANENPGMSVDDIITESREMMDGHKWELFILQVSFIGWGILAALTLGLVGLYILPLYSMSLYLFHEYVKKGYLQSNTHKNVYTIY comes from the coding sequence ATGTTTTGGACAATTCCCTTTTTTATAACTGGCGGTGTTCCGTTTATTTTAGTTTTAATTGCCTTATTTCAAAAGATAGAGTGGCGTGGTGAAATTAAACGACATGCACGTGCTCAATTTCAAAATAATTCATGGGCTAAATTTGCACTAATTTATGCTGGAATTTGGATTGTGATGGCGATTGTGTCTAATCTGATTTCCTTTATCCCGCTTTTAAATGTGTTACTGAATATGGCAGTGACTGGATTGGTTGGGTATGGGTCTGTTGATGTCCTAAGAAAAATTCGTCGTGGTGAAGATTTTACGATTCGTGACTTTTTCCCGACTGATGAGTTAGGGTCGGTGATGGCCTTAACGTTTGTAAAGGATATTTACCTCTTTTTATGGTCATTATTATTTGTCATTCCAGGCATCATTAAGGGCTATTCGTATTCACAAGTTTATTATATTGCGAATGAAAATCCAGGGATGTCAGTGGATGATATCATTACTGAAAGCCGTGAAATGATGGATGGACATAAATGGGAGTTATTTATTTTACAAGTTAGTTTTATTGGTTGGGGAATTTTAGCTGCCTTAACGTTAGGGTTAGTAGGACTTTACATTTTGCCACTATACTCAATGTCTCTTTATCTATTCCACGAGTATGTCAAAAAGGGCTATCTTCAATCAAACACTCATAAAAATGTGTACACAATTTATTAA
- a CDS encoding sulfite exporter TauE/SafE family protein yields MMLYLVYIFAGIGAGVVTGLAGLSAAVIITPLLVSICGWKSYDAVTVALAADVLASLLTAYTYYKNKNIDLKHGMLVAMTAFVGTIVGSYSGFLFSQSQPDGLGYISMLTTIFLGIKFLVKPIEEGHDAEAGLEQISKKKMIQAMIFGCGIGWICGFTGSGGGILMLTVFTLHLGYNLKVAVGTSTMIMTLVALIGTISHFSMGASIQVIPMLVVIICCVVAAYVSAKFANKCEIKTLNKVVGMCLGILGIITILIKLI; encoded by the coding sequence ATGATGTTATATCTTGTTTATATTTTCGCAGGAATAGGGGCAGGTGTTGTAACAGGACTTGCAGGTCTTTCGGCGGCAGTCATCATTACACCTTTACTAGTCAGTATTTGTGGATGGAAGAGTTATGATGCTGTAACAGTTGCGCTTGCAGCAGATGTTTTGGCTAGTTTATTGACGGCATATACTTACTATAAAAACAAAAATATTGATTTAAAGCATGGGATGCTAGTAGCAATGACTGCTTTTGTCGGAACGATTGTTGGGAGTTACAGTGGATTTCTTTTTTCTCAGTCGCAACCAGATGGACTTGGCTATATTTCAATGTTAACAACTATTTTTCTCGGGATCAAGTTTTTAGTCAAACCCATTGAGGAAGGGCATGATGCAGAAGCTGGACTAGAACAGATTAGTAAGAAAAAAATGATACAGGCCATGATTTTTGGATGTGGAATCGGTTGGATTTGTGGTTTTACTGGAAGTGGCGGAGGAATTTTAATGCTGACAGTGTTCACTTTACATCTGGGTTATAATTTAAAAGTAGCGGTCGGAACAAGTACGATGATTATGACACTAGTGGCTTTAATTGGAACGATTAGTCATTTTTCTATGGGGGCAAGCATACAGGTTATTCCGATGTTAGTCGTGATTATCTGTTGTGTAGTAGCGGCTTATGTGAGTGCTAAATTTGCGAACAAGTGTGAGATTAAAACGTTAAATAAAGTAGTAGGAATGTGCCTTGGTATTCTTGGAATCATCACGATTTTAATCAAATTAATATAA
- a CDS encoding NAD(P)/FAD-dependent oxidoreductase, whose product MIRVSQIKISIEDPIEKVKELVLAQLKLREEDLLEYRIYKQSIDARRRGKMEFVYTVDIALKNEDQILKLNRPNIVKTPELNYAYPSMGEKPMSHRPVVVGFGPAGMFSALILAEMGYKPIVLERGGSVDDRVKSIEEFWSEGKLDPNSNVQFGEGGAGTFSDGKLTTRVKDLRGRKVLEALVEAGAPEDILYMAHPHVGTDLLRGVVKNIREKIISLGGEVRFNTQVTDFIVENNQITGVKVKGGDVIESNHVIVAIGHSARDTFYHMYDRGVQFTAKPFAVGVRVEHPQTLIDQAQYKEFAGHEKLGAAEYRLTHTASNGRGVYTFCMCPGGLVVPSSSEKGRLVTNGMSEHARDQENANSALLVQVFPEDFGSDHPLAGVEFQRRLEEKAFGMGGSNYTAPAQLVGDFLKGQASKKLGSVTPSYALGVKLTNLNKLLPDYITDAMREGLIAFDRKLKGFGMHDAVMTGVESRSSSPVRIDRDSESLQSLTVKGIYPSGEGAGFAGGIVSAGIDGIKCAEALVREFHKM is encoded by the coding sequence ATGATCCGAGTATCGCAGATTAAAATTTCAATTGAGGATCCGATTGAAAAAGTAAAAGAATTAGTGTTAGCACAATTAAAGCTTCGTGAAGAAGATTTACTGGAATATAGAATTTATAAACAGTCAATTGATGCGCGTCGTCGCGGAAAAATGGAGTTCGTTTATACCGTCGATATTGCCCTTAAAAATGAAGACCAAATTTTGAAGTTAAATCGACCAAATATCGTTAAAACACCTGAATTAAATTATGCGTATCCCTCTATGGGAGAAAAACCGATGTCTCACCGTCCAGTAGTCGTTGGCTTTGGACCTGCTGGGATGTTTTCAGCATTAATTTTAGCGGAAATGGGGTATAAACCAATCGTTCTTGAGCGTGGTGGAAGTGTGGATGACCGTGTGAAATCGATTGAGGAATTTTGGAGCGAAGGAAAGTTAGATCCAAATTCAAATGTTCAATTTGGTGAAGGTGGAGCCGGAACGTTCTCAGATGGGAAGTTAACGACTCGTGTTAAAGATTTACGTGGACGTAAGGTGTTAGAAGCGTTAGTTGAAGCGGGAGCACCAGAAGATATTTTATATATGGCACATCCTCATGTTGGGACGGATTTATTACGTGGTGTCGTTAAAAATATTCGTGAAAAAATTATTTCGCTTGGTGGAGAAGTTCGCTTCAATACACAAGTGACAGATTTTATCGTCGAAAATAATCAAATCACAGGAGTTAAAGTAAAAGGTGGAGACGTCATTGAATCTAATCATGTGATTGTGGCAATTGGACATAGTGCACGTGATACGTTCTATCACATGTATGATCGTGGGGTTCAATTTACAGCTAAACCATTTGCAGTAGGAGTTCGTGTTGAACATCCTCAAACGCTAATTGATCAAGCTCAGTATAAAGAATTTGCAGGTCATGAGAAATTAGGAGCAGCAGAATATCGTTTAACACATACGGCATCAAATGGTCGAGGCGTTTATACGTTCTGTATGTGCCCAGGTGGTTTAGTCGTTCCATCAAGTTCTGAAAAAGGGCGTCTCGTAACGAATGGAATGAGTGAACATGCGCGTGATCAAGAAAATGCGAATAGTGCCTTATTAGTGCAAGTATTTCCAGAAGACTTTGGATCAGATCATCCATTAGCAGGGGTGGAGTTCCAACGTCGTTTAGAAGAAAAAGCTTTTGGTATGGGTGGAAGTAATTACACAGCCCCAGCTCAACTTGTTGGGGACTTCTTAAAAGGACAAGCGTCTAAAAAACTTGGAAGTGTGACCCCTTCTTATGCATTAGGTGTTAAATTAACGAATTTGAATAAATTATTACCAGATTATATTACAGATGCCATGCGTGAAGGCTTAATTGCATTTGATCGTAAACTAAAAGGATTTGGGATGCATGACGCTGTGATGACGGGAGTCGAGTCTCGTTCATCTTCTCCAGTACGTATTGATCGTGATAGCGAAAGTTTACAATCATTAACGGTTAAAGGGATTTATCCATCAGGTGAAGGAGCTGGATTTGCAGGTGGAATCGTCTCAGCGGGTATCGATGGAATTAAATGTGCTGAGGCATTGGTTCGTGAATTTCACAAAATGTAA
- a CDS encoding FMN-dependent NADH-azoreductase, which yields MARLLYIKANPKANDQSLTFTLSDFFIKQYQLSHPNDTVEVLDLYQTIMPIMDCERLALYNQGKETEIRHLAEQFKSFDKCVIAAPVWNHSFPAMLKIYLDNIVYRHVTFGYQDGKVAGLCSDMKVMYISTSGQPYSGNRSFLNHHVSQVEAVLSLVGITDVDSITLWGRNSFNEDQLKQQICLLQNQMVQKAKQF from the coding sequence ATGGCGCGTCTTTTATATATAAAGGCTAATCCGAAAGCTAATGATCAGTCGTTAACCTTTACATTATCTGATTTTTTTATTAAACAATATCAATTATCACATCCAAATGACACGGTCGAAGTGTTAGATTTGTATCAAACGATTATGCCGATTATGGATTGTGAGCGATTAGCATTGTATAATCAAGGAAAAGAAACAGAAATTCGGCATTTAGCAGAGCAATTTAAATCTTTTGATAAGTGTGTGATTGCGGCCCCCGTTTGGAATCATAGTTTTCCAGCGATGCTAAAAATTTATTTAGATAATATCGTGTATCGTCATGTGACATTTGGTTATCAAGACGGAAAAGTAGCTGGTCTTTGTTCGGATATGAAAGTGATGTATATTTCAACATCCGGACAACCTTATAGCGGCAATCGTTCTTTTTTAAATCATCATGTTTCGCAAGTTGAAGCTGTGCTGAGTCTCGTTGGAATTACTGACGTGGATTCAATTACCCTTTGGGGACGTAACAGTTTTAACGAGGATCAACTCAAACAACAAATTTGTTTACTACAAAATCAAATGGTTCAAAAAGCCAAACAGTTTTAA
- a CDS encoding LysM peptidoglycan-binding domain-containing protein, translating to MENERIEVANYMIKSTDSIQTIANLFQTTPKVLIQLNGNQPLIIKANRQIKVPLLPHLNQHVVKSDETIQDLLIRFKLTPEELLMLNEDLQLAPGQVIKLKP from the coding sequence ATGGAAAATGAACGTATTGAAGTAGCAAATTATATGATTAAATCGACTGATTCAATTCAAACGATTGCCAATCTGTTTCAAACTACTCCAAAAGTATTGATCCAACTGAATGGAAATCAACCCCTCATTATTAAAGCTAACCGTCAAATTAAAGTTCCCCTACTTCCACATCTCAATCAACACGTCGTTAAATCAGATGAAACGATTCAAGATCTACTCATTCGGTTTAAATTAACACCTGAAGAATTATTGATGTTAAATGAAGATTTACAATTAGCACCTGGTCAAGTAATTAAATTGAAGCCTTAA
- a CDS encoding YdcF family protein — protein MSNILIAWVTYTIVLHLEMNSSLHEELEADINQLIILGSLLHSNEVSTTLRSRLEKGALLLHENPQLRVIVTGGNGTDLKLPEAHIMKNVLIEEFGISEDRIIVEDLARNTFENLLFCKPLIKEERVAIVTSEFHSIRTRLLAHRLHLNCQLIGAKTDSRKRYKWELREQLALVKSLFLDREKR, from the coding sequence ATGAGTAATATTTTAATTGCTTGGGTAACCTATACGATTGTCTTACATCTTGAAATGAACAGTTCATTGCACGAAGAATTAGAAGCAGACATCAATCAGCTTATTATTTTAGGTTCATTACTTCATAGTAATGAAGTAAGTACGACTCTTCGTTCTCGACTTGAAAAAGGGGCTTTGCTTCTTCATGAAAATCCTCAGCTACGTGTCATTGTGACGGGAGGAAATGGAACAGATTTGAAACTTCCAGAGGCCCATATCATGAAAAACGTATTGATAGAAGAATTTGGGATTTCAGAAGATCGTATTATCGTTGAAGATTTAGCCAGAAATACATTTGAAAATTTATTGTTTTGTAAACCTTTAATTAAAGAAGAACGCGTTGCGATTGTAACCAGTGAATTTCACAGCATTAGAACGAGATTACTTGCTCACCGATTACATCTTAACTGTCAGCTTATTGGAGCGAAAACTGATTCAAGAAAACGATATAAGTGGGAATTAAGGGAACAGTTAGCACTTGTGAAATCTTTATTTTTAGATCGAGAAAAACGGTAA
- a CDS encoding ArsR/SmtB family transcription factor, producing the protein MEACCVDSIHNDVIKKVKDVMPSDEELLKLSDLYKAMGDLTRIRIISALVNSEMCVCDLASLLDMTHSAISHQLRVLRQAHLVSFRKEGKVVYYSLDDNHIKMLYEQGLVHVLHQH; encoded by the coding sequence GTGGAAGCATGTTGTGTTGATTCAATTCATAATGATGTCATTAAAAAAGTAAAAGATGTCATGCCAAGTGATGAAGAATTACTGAAATTATCAGATTTATATAAAGCGATGGGAGACTTGACTCGTATTCGAATCATCTCAGCCCTTGTTAACTCGGAAATGTGTGTGTGTGATTTAGCCTCCTTACTAGATATGACACACTCAGCGATTTCACATCAGTTACGTGTTTTAAGACAGGCTCATTTAGTCTCGTTTCGTAAAGAGGGAAAAGTCGTTTACTATTCTTTAGATGATAATCATATTAAAATGTTATATGAACAAGGATTAGTCCATGTTTTACATCAACATTAA
- a CDS encoding phage holin family protein, which produces MMRILMIVVLLVIVDFFTGYVKAYLKCQLNSSVGLDGLIRKAMILFSMLVFKLLDEMLGFNLLNLLPSEGMLFFCEMGVENVGLMEILGGGVVLQEGTSILENLHELGVPIPTVLARRIERIKEVFLDERGDKYESTDG; this is translated from the coding sequence ATGATGAGAATATTAATGATTGTCGTCTTATTAGTCATTGTTGATTTTTTTACTGGCTATGTGAAGGCCTATTTGAAGTGTCAGTTAAATAGTTCAGTGGGATTAGATGGATTGATTCGTAAGGCCATGATTTTATTTTCGATGCTTGTGTTTAAATTACTCGATGAGATGCTTGGCTTTAATTTACTCAATTTATTACCAAGTGAGGGGATGTTATTTTTTTGTGAAATGGGAGTGGAGAACGTCGGATTAATGGAGATTTTAGGAGGTGGTGTAGTGTTGCAAGAGGGGACCTCGATTTTAGAAAATCTTCATGAACTCGGAGTACCTATTCCTACGGTTTTGGCGCGACGTATTGAACGAATTAAAGAGGTGTTTTTGGATGAAAGGGGAGATAAATACGAATCAACCGACGGATGA
- a CDS encoding SGNH/GDSL hydrolase family protein, which produces MGINRFKRWVWQGRYLIFCIVTMIMVVCFLRTKGTNSQESGIAPYQEESVQVLKKLEEVSVSEVLDMIANKQAKEPDRLEINQEECDFKQYFASSVFMGDSIVEAFTAYDYLDPSSVVAKVGLRLATAEEEVQKVIRLSPDEVFLLFGANDLLVYKTADQYIERYEALIQEMKQALPHLKVYIVSIFPIREDIAKNIPELSLERVTVFNEALKTLCEVSDYRFLDVASYVREDMYEPDGIHVKSTFYPIWMQVIKAYKEAEPK; this is translated from the coding sequence GTGGGAATCAATCGCTTTAAACGATGGGTTTGGCAAGGTCGTTATCTTATTTTTTGTATCGTTACAATGATAATGGTTGTTTGTTTTTTACGTACTAAAGGAACAAATTCACAAGAAAGTGGGATAGCTCCGTATCAAGAAGAAAGTGTCCAAGTTTTGAAAAAATTAGAGGAAGTGAGTGTGAGTGAAGTACTAGACATGATTGCAAATAAACAAGCTAAAGAGCCCGATAGATTAGAAATAAATCAAGAAGAATGTGATTTTAAACAATACTTTGCGTCTTCTGTTTTTATGGGAGACTCGATTGTTGAGGCCTTTACCGCGTATGATTATTTAGATCCTTCTTCTGTTGTAGCGAAAGTTGGACTTCGACTTGCAACAGCAGAGGAAGAAGTTCAAAAAGTCATTCGTTTAAGTCCTGATGAAGTCTTTTTACTTTTCGGTGCGAATGATTTACTCGTCTATAAAACGGCGGATCAATACATTGAACGATATGAGGCCTTAATTCAAGAAATGAAACAGGCATTACCTCATTTAAAGGTTTATATTGTGTCTATTTTTCCGATTCGAGAAGATATCGCCAAAAATATACCTGAGTTAAGTTTAGAACGTGTCACAGTTTTTAATGAGGCATTAAAGACATTATGTGAGGTGTCAGATTATCGTTTTTTAGATGTGGCTTCTTATGTGAGGGAAGACATGTATGAACCGGATGGAATTCATGTAAAATCGACGTTTTATCCGATTTGGATGCAAGTGATTAAAGCGTATAAGGAGGCAGAGCCAAAGTGA
- a CDS encoding DUF4358 domain-containing protein — translation MKKLSILVLGSFILISMLTGCEKATNVSLEQIKEALLVDETRVKEVGSKELRRFIGVNPNEISGYVYYVSISSMEVEEILVVEVKDRSQLEDIESMVEARVESQINRFSGYKPENCSLLDNYELKVRGSYLFFAVSNEVDTYCDAFLNAFRK, via the coding sequence ATGAAAAAGTTAAGCATCTTGGTTTTAGGAAGCTTTATTTTAATCAGTATGTTAACAGGATGCGAGAAAGCAACCAATGTCTCACTAGAGCAGATTAAAGAGGCGCTACTCGTCGATGAAACGCGGGTTAAAGAGGTGGGGAGTAAGGAGTTAAGACGGTTCATTGGAGTTAATCCAAATGAGATTTCGGGTTATGTTTATTACGTGTCGATTTCATCGATGGAAGTTGAAGAGATATTGGTTGTCGAGGTTAAAGATCGTTCGCAACTTGAGGACATCGAGTCAATGGTTGAGGCTCGCGTTGAAAGTCAAATCAATCGTTTTAGCGGCTATAAGCCAGAAAATTGTAGCTTACTAGATAACTATGAGCTAAAAGTTCGAGGGAGTTATTTGTTTTTTGCGGTATCAAACGAAGTCGACACATACTGTGATGCCTTTTTGAATGCATTTAGGAAGTAG
- a CDS encoding MBOAT family O-acyltransferase, with the protein MVFSSLFFMFVFFPIVFLAYFLMPRRGRNLVLLIASLVFYAWGEPKYIVLMLLSIVVNYVLVLLMEKNPNQKKILFMVALLFNLGLLGFFKYYDFFIENVNYLFHLSLEGQHIPLPIGISFYTFQILSYVIDAYTGKTKAQQNIISFALYVTMFPQLVAGPIVKYTDIQIQLSERQESFEKIGLGAERFIAGLAKKVLLANTIGYLFTTIQEMEFGSLSVLTAWLGMIAFTLQIYFDFSGYSDMAIGLGKMFGFDFLENFNDPYISKSVTEFWRRWHMSLGGWFREYVYIPLGGNRLGIKKQIRNLLIVWLLTGLWHGASWNFVIWGVYYGVLLFIEKIILKQWLEKWPSWLRHAYTLILVSIGWTFFSIENLGDAFSYLKVMFGFSGHALYDKTSMYYLMSYGLLLILGVICSTPLLKQIQMTLKSTKWGGLLLVVQVTLLLLSTAYLVTTTYNPFLYFRF; encoded by the coding sequence ATGGTTTTTAGTAGCTTGTTTTTCATGTTTGTCTTTTTTCCTATCGTGTTTCTGGCTTATTTTTTGATGCCAAGACGGGGACGAAATCTCGTTTTATTAATCGCAAGTTTAGTATTTTATGCGTGGGGAGAGCCAAAATATATCGTCTTGATGCTTTTATCCATTGTTGTTAATTACGTGTTGGTTCTTTTGATGGAAAAAAATCCGAATCAAAAAAAAATCTTATTTATGGTGGCACTTCTTTTTAATTTAGGGTTACTTGGATTTTTTAAATACTATGATTTTTTCATTGAAAATGTTAATTACCTCTTTCATTTAAGCTTAGAGGGTCAACATATCCCGCTTCCGATTGGAATTTCATTTTACACGTTTCAAATTTTATCGTATGTTATTGATGCATATACTGGAAAAACTAAAGCGCAACAAAATATTATTTCATTCGCCTTGTATGTCACGATGTTTCCACAACTTGTAGCGGGACCGATTGTCAAATACACTGACATCCAAATTCAATTAAGCGAACGTCAGGAGAGTTTTGAAAAGATTGGATTAGGTGCGGAGCGCTTTATCGCAGGTCTTGCTAAAAAGGTGTTGCTTGCGAATACTATTGGGTATTTATTTACAACGATTCAAGAGATGGAATTTGGTAGTTTGTCAGTCCTAACGGCATGGCTTGGTATGATTGCTTTTACATTACAAATTTACTTTGATTTTAGTGGATATTCAGATATGGCGATCGGTCTTGGAAAAATGTTTGGCTTCGATTTTTTAGAAAATTTTAATGATCCGTATATTTCAAAAAGTGTCACGGAGTTTTGGCGACGTTGGCACATGTCACTGGGAGGGTGGTTTCGAGAATATGTTTATATTCCACTTGGAGGAAATCGATTAGGAATAAAAAAACAAATCAGGAATTTACTGATTGTATGGTTATTAACTGGACTTTGGCATGGAGCGAGTTGGAATTTTGTGATATGGGGCGTTTATTATGGCGTCTTGCTTTTTATTGAAAAAATCATCTTAAAGCAATGGCTTGAAAAATGGCCTTCATGGTTAAGACATGCGTATACATTAATCCTTGTGAGCATAGGTTGGACGTTTTTTAGTATTGAAAATCTAGGGGACGCCTTTTCTTATTTAAAGGTGATGTTTGGATTTTCAGGACACGCGTTGTATGATAAAACGTCGATGTATTATTTGATGAGTTATGGCCTCTTATTGATTCTAGGAGTTATTTGTTCGACGCCACTTTTAAAACAGATTCAAATGACCTTAAAAAGCACCAAGTGGGGTGGATTACTGCTAGTGGTGCAAGTCACGCTCCTTCTTTTAAGTACGGCTTATTTGGTGACAACGACGTATAATCCATTTCTATATTTCAGATTTTAG
- a CDS encoding DHHW family protein, whose translation MRKGMYWSSLACVWVIFIFVFFTLNLLSDNVAFSEMENRSLAQKPTFKWDRVLEGRYSSKYEKYVNDQFFGRDAWVQMKSQTDLLLGQKENNGVYFGSDDYLIEAFHPASEEILNQNLIAINDFSKELKTSFLMVPNAVYVLSDKLPREAPVIDQQASILNFASQLREDILFVNATEALKSHKEEAIYYKNDHHWSTLGAYYTFLQLAKSLDLEVDLDYHVLTVTESFDGTLSAKSGFEARSLDTIEVYLPQTDVLYVVTYVEEQQKSTTVYQTEALEGRDKYTVFLGGNHSLVKIQTTSSSENRLLVLKDSYANALIPFLIPYYDEILVVDPRYYFDDLEALIEKEKINELLYVYNANTFFSDNSLNLVLNND comes from the coding sequence ATGAGGAAAGGGATGTATTGGAGTAGTTTAGCGTGTGTGTGGGTGATTTTTATTTTTGTGTTTTTTACGTTGAATTTATTAAGTGATAATGTAGCATTTTCAGAAATGGAGAACCGGAGCTTAGCACAAAAACCAACGTTTAAATGGGATCGGGTGCTAGAAGGTCGTTATAGCAGTAAATATGAAAAATATGTAAACGATCAGTTTTTTGGGCGAGATGCTTGGGTCCAAATGAAGTCTCAAACCGATTTGTTACTTGGACAAAAGGAGAATAATGGTGTCTACTTTGGATCTGATGATTATTTAATAGAGGCTTTTCATCCCGCTTCAGAGGAGATTCTTAATCAAAATCTGATAGCGATTAATGATTTTTCTAAGGAGTTAAAAACGTCTTTTTTAATGGTTCCCAATGCGGTCTATGTGTTAAGTGACAAACTTCCAAGAGAGGCACCGGTTATCGATCAACAGGCGTCTATTTTAAATTTTGCGAGTCAGTTAAGAGAGGATATCTTATTTGTAAATGCTACTGAAGCATTGAAATCGCATAAAGAAGAAGCGATTTACTATAAGAATGATCACCACTGGTCAACTCTTGGTGCCTACTATACATTTTTACAGTTGGCAAAGAGTTTGGATTTAGAAGTGGATTTGGACTATCATGTTTTGACGGTCACGGAGTCATTTGATGGAACGTTGAGTGCGAAAAGTGGATTTGAAGCGAGAAGTTTAGATACGATTGAGGTGTATTTACCACAAACGGATGTTTTGTATGTCGTAACGTATGTAGAAGAACAGCAAAAAAGCACTACGGTTTATCAAACAGAGGCGTTAGAGGGAAGAGATAAATACACTGTTTTTTTAGGTGGCAATCATTCGCTAGTTAAAATTCAAACGACCTCTTCAAGTGAGAATCGGTTGCTAGTCCTTAAAGATTCTTATGCCAATGCCTTGATTCCTTTTTTGATTCCGTATTATGATGAGATTTTAGTGGTGGATCCGCGTTATTATTTTGATGATTTAGAGGCACTCATTGAAAAGGAAAAGATTAATGAATTGTTATATGTCTATAATGCGAATACTTTTTTTAGCGATAATTCTTTGAATTTAGTCTTAAATAATGACTAA
- a CDS encoding N-acetylmuramoyl-L-alanine amidase — protein MPYIVVDAGHGGHDKGAHYHGYNEKDITLTVATKVTARLRELGFKVTQLRTDDTYVGNASARGREIAELQPNLAISIHVNSAGGGGESSGAEIYTPLKEDSARFEYYLKQELSRLNNFRAIYSKAYTGELYERFIDPETLRYTQTYNYTDYYGIIRESWRGGVSTDIIEMFYLDNEADLYTFLNQEDAYVEAIVVSLCKAFNVDYERGGLRTEESDLVKETKKETYYRVICGSYSSLNDAKQVQQNLVNQNYSGVWIQPVEMKR, from the coding sequence ATGCCTTATATTGTAGTGGATGCAGGACATGGTGGACATGATAAAGGAGCTCATTATCATGGGTATAATGAAAAAGATATTACCTTAACAGTGGCAACCAAAGTAACAGCTCGCTTAAGAGAGCTTGGATTTAAGGTGACACAGTTACGAACAGATGATACATATGTTGGAAATGCCTCAGCCAGAGGACGCGAAATTGCTGAATTACAACCTAATTTAGCGATTAGTATTCATGTTAATAGCGCAGGTGGTGGAGGGGAATCAAGTGGAGCGGAGATCTATACCCCACTTAAAGAAGATAGTGCACGTTTTGAATATTATTTAAAACAAGAATTAAGTCGTTTAAATAATTTCCGTGCGATTTATTCAAAAGCCTATACAGGTGAGCTTTATGAACGATTTATTGATCCTGAAACCTTAAGATATACACAAACGTATAATTATACGGATTATTATGGAATTATCCGTGAATCTTGGCGTGGAGGTGTTTCAACGGATATTATTGAAATGTTTTATTTAGATAATGAAGCGGATTTATATACGTTCTTAAATCAAGAAGATGCTTATGTTGAAGCAATTGTTGTCTCATTATGTAAAGCGTTTAATGTAGATTATGAACGTGGAGGACTACGAACAGAAGAATCAGACTTAGTGAAAGAAACGAAAAAAGAAACCTATTATCGTGTGATTTGTGGTTCTTATTCAAGCTTAAATGATGCGAAACAAGTTCAACAAAATTTAGTGAATCAAAATTATTCAGGGGTATGGATTCAACCGGTTGAAATGAAACGTTAA